TCCTGTGGAAGGTTCGAGAGGCGGGAAGTTTTCCACTCGCCAGGCGTTGCTAAGAAGGCCACCAACAGTTCTCCGCTCGAAAAGAAGGACATCAATTCCGTATCGCTTCAGCATTATCGATGCTGCAACTCCGGCAGGTCCCGCCCCAACAACTCCAACTTGCCAGATCAAGAGAAATCTCCTTCGAGCAGCTTCAAAACCTCCGCCGTTTTAGATATAATCGAAAAACCATTGGCGAGATTCTTTAGAGAACATATGTGATGATCGAAGGTCTTGTCGCAAAGGGCATCCTCTACCATCATTGTTGCGTAACCTCTTGTGAAGGCAGATCTCGCGGTCGTTTCGCAGCACAGGTGCGTCCTCGCACCGCAAATAACCAGCTGGTTCACATTATTGCTTTTCAGAAAGGCGTCAAGACCTGTATCGTGAAATGCATCATAAGTATCTTTGTAGAAGATTGGAAGATCTCCGAATTGAGGAACCGCCCAACCTTCCTCTACTGCATTTCCCCACCATTGAACCATCATCTTAGCGCCGCCCCTGTGAACGGTCGAAGCGACTGGGAGCCCGTAACTCATGAACCCTTCGACGAGGTTTCGCGAATTTTCTACTACCTCCTCGATTCCTTTTAGATACGCTCGAGATTCTCTCTGAGTGTAGAAGTTCTGAAGATCGATCACGAGCAATGCCGGTGAAAGCAGTACGGCCTTGTGCTTCTGGCGTTCACGACCAAAGGTCTCATCAAAAAGCCTTTCTGAGAGCAAGATTTGTTTCCTCCCTGGATAGACTCAATTGACCAATTGTATCACTGGCGACCTCCTGTTGAGCAATAGAAAGAAAGGGTGATCT
This region of Mesotoga infera genomic DNA includes:
- a CDS encoding isochorismatase family protein, encoding MLSERLFDETFGRERQKHKAVLLSPALLVIDLQNFYTQRESRAYLKGIEEVVENSRNLVEGFMSYGLPVASTVHRGGAKMMVQWWGNAVEEGWAVPQFGDLPIFYKDTYDAFHDTGLDAFLKSNNVNQLVICGARTHLCCETTARSAFTRGYATMMVEDALCDKTFDHHICSLKNLANGFSIISKTAEVLKLLEGDFS